A window of Mucilaginibacter paludis DSM 18603 contains these coding sequences:
- a CDS encoding HAD family hydrolase — protein sequence MNKQNITGLFLDIGGVLLTDGWNRIARKKAAEYFKLDHDVMEDRHHITVETFELGKITLEEYLRRVVFVDHQNFEIQDFKEFIFAQSTGNFEMLSLIAALKKEHNLKIVIVSNESRELNEYRIKKFGLTDLADCFISSSFVRLRKPDTDMFKLALDISQVPAKQIIYIDDQLMFVHLAENFGINTIHHTDYQSTKAKLGSFGLCVINDSYNGSR from the coding sequence ATGAATAAACAAAACATTACAGGCCTGTTCCTGGATATCGGCGGTGTCTTGCTTACAGATGGCTGGAACCGCATTGCACGCAAAAAGGCTGCTGAATATTTTAAGCTGGACCATGATGTAATGGAAGACCGTCACCACATTACCGTGGAGACCTTTGAATTGGGTAAAATAACACTTGAGGAATATTTGAGAAGGGTTGTTTTTGTCGATCATCAGAATTTCGAAATACAGGATTTTAAAGAATTTATATTTGCCCAGTCTACGGGCAATTTCGAAATGCTATCCCTGATTGCTGCACTTAAAAAGGAGCACAATTTAAAGATCGTGATCGTCAGTAATGAAAGCCGTGAATTGAATGAATATAGAATAAAAAAATTCGGTCTGACTGATCTTGCTGATTGTTTTATCTCCTCTTCTTTTGTCCGCCTTCGTAAACCCGATACCGATATGTTTAAGCTGGCATTAGACATTTCGCAGGTGCCCGCCAAACAAATTATCTATATCGACGATCAACTCATGTTTGTCCATCTCGCTGAAAATTTTGGCATCAATACCATTCACCATACAGATTATCAGTCAACCAAAGCAAAATTAGGATCCTTTGGACTGTGCGTAATTAATGATAGCTATAATGGAAGCAGGTAA
- a CDS encoding cupin domain-containing protein — translation MEKNASDNTELETGKAHIIVEIIEYVPNAVVIKTIIKKSTGNISIMSFDSGEGLTEKTSPFDTFAQIIEGNAEIVIDHVSNHLKAGMGIIIPAHLPNYIKPNGRFKMIQTVIKSGYE, via the coding sequence ATGGAGAAAAACGCATCAGATAACACTGAACTGGAAACAGGTAAAGCACACATTATCGTGGAGATTATTGAATATGTACCCAATGCCGTCGTCATCAAAACCATTATTAAAAAATCGACAGGAAACATCAGCATTATGTCTTTTGACAGCGGGGAAGGATTAACCGAAAAAACGAGCCCTTTCGATACTTTCGCGCAGATCATTGAAGGAAATGCAGAGATTGTTATTGATCATGTTTCCAACCATCTTAAAGCAGGTATGGGTATTATTATACCTGCACACCTCCCCAACTATATCAAACCAAACGGCCGTTTTAAAATGATTCAAACCGTTATTAAAAGTGGTTATGAATAA
- a CDS encoding helix-turn-helix domain-containing protein has protein sequence MKLYVKNMVCIRCKMVVKQQLKKLSLHYIIVELGEVEILETMSNAQLLEFKTLLLKHGLELLDDKKSILIEKIKKVIIELVHYSDEPAKVNFSDYLSEKLNHDYTYLANLFSEVVGINIEHYVIMHKIERVKELLVYDELSLTEISYKLHYSSVAHLSNQFKKITGLTPSHFKKFKENRQLGIVDP, from the coding sequence ATGAAACTTTATGTTAAAAACATGGTATGTATACGCTGCAAGATGGTGGTCAAACAGCAACTCAAAAAATTATCTCTTCATTACATTATCGTCGAGCTTGGTGAAGTGGAAATTTTGGAAACCATGTCTAATGCTCAATTGCTGGAATTTAAAACTTTACTGTTGAAGCATGGCCTTGAATTACTGGATGATAAAAAGAGTATCCTGATTGAAAAAATAAAAAAAGTCATTATCGAGTTGGTCCATTATTCCGATGAGCCTGCAAAGGTTAATTTCTCTGACTACCTAAGTGAGAAATTAAACCATGATTACACCTACCTGGCTAATTTATTTTCGGAAGTGGTTGGAATCAATATTGAGCATTATGTTATCATGCATAAAATAGAAAGGGTAAAGGAGTTGTTGGTCTATGATGAACTCTCGTTAACGGAAATCTCTTATAAATTACATTACAGTAGCGTAGCTCATCTTTCCAACCAATTCAAGAAAATTACAGGTTTAACGCCGTCCCATTTTAAAAAGTTTAAAGAAAACAGACAATTGGGCATCGTCGATCCCTGA
- a CDS encoding pyridoxamine 5'-phosphate oxidase family protein — protein MLRELDNNQIEALLKDQLIGRLGCHSAGVTYIVPVNYVYDGTNIYCHSVKGMKIDMMRQNPEICFEVDKIKNVTDWQSVIAWGKFEEITGMAEQQKVLQQLTDRITPFIIDDSVTREHGFVDNESDIGTTVELIMYKIVVDKKTGRFEAR, from the coding sequence ATGTTAAGAGAATTAGACAACAACCAAATAGAAGCCCTGTTGAAAGACCAGCTGATCGGCCGCCTTGGATGCCATTCAGCAGGCGTTACCTACATTGTGCCAGTTAATTATGTGTATGATGGCACAAACATTTATTGCCATTCTGTTAAAGGGATGAAGATCGATATGATGAGGCAGAACCCGGAAATTTGCTTTGAAGTAGATAAAATAAAAAACGTGACCGACTGGCAAAGCGTGATCGCATGGGGAAAATTTGAAGAGATTACCGGAATGGCCGAACAGCAAAAGGTTTTACAACAATTGACGGATAGAATTACGCCATTTATTATCGATGATTCGGTTACTCGCGAACACGGTTTCGTTGATAACGAAAGTGATATAGGGACAACGGTTGAACTCATCATGTACAAAATCGTCGTAGATAAAAAAACCGGGAGGTTTGAAGCCAGGTAA
- a CDS encoding sensor histidine kinase, with amino-acid sequence MDTNNIAEQLIIANQDKARFEAELILANIELDFQNEEKQKRSAELTIANKELDFQIREKADRASELILANKELHFQNAEKEKRAAELVIAYSQLDVQNREREKRAAELILANIELIFQNGEKEKRAAELVIAYSQLDFQNREREKRAAELILANTELIFQNQEKEKRAAELILANKELIFQNIEKEKRAAELIIANKELLFQNEEKEKRANELIIANKELVFQNQEKGKRAAELIIANIELDFQDEEKEKRAAELLIALKELGYQDEEKSKRAAELIIANRELLVQKLEKDRRAVAEAKKDEFFNMVSHEFKTPLTNIKAIHQLLEKKTDKTDKIYPFLSNASNSIKRLEKLIADLLDVTKINSGQIDLNIAAFYFADALTNSIANVELASIQHEIILQNSVDLFYGGDQYRIEQVLINLLTNAIKYSPDAHQVIVHASMDNGQISVCVEDFGIGIDKKDMVHLFQRFYRVSKTALQYQGVGLGLYIASEIIKKHKGTFYIKSEPGKGSTFCFNLPLSPLKLT; translated from the coding sequence ATGGATACAAACAACATTGCGGAGCAATTAATCATTGCCAACCAGGATAAGGCCAGATTTGAAGCAGAACTGATCCTTGCGAATATAGAGCTGGATTTTCAGAATGAGGAAAAACAGAAGCGCTCGGCAGAACTGACTATTGCCAATAAAGAACTGGATTTTCAGATCAGAGAAAAAGCGGATCGTGCTTCCGAACTAATTCTTGCTAATAAGGAGCTCCATTTCCAAAACGCAGAAAAGGAAAAACGTGCAGCCGAGCTGGTTATCGCCTACAGCCAACTGGATGTACAGAACCGGGAGCGTGAAAAGCGCGCTGCTGAGCTCATTCTGGCCAATATCGAACTCATTTTTCAAAATGGAGAAAAGGAAAAACGTGCTGCCGAGTTGGTTATCGCCTATAGCCAATTGGATTTTCAAAACCGGGAGCGTGAAAAACGCGCTGCCGAGCTAATCCTGGCTAATACTGAATTGATTTTTCAAAATCAGGAAAAGGAAAAACGTGCTGCGGAACTTATACTTGCCAATAAGGAACTGATCTTTCAGAATATTGAAAAGGAAAAACGCGCTGCAGAACTAATTATAGCCAACAAAGAATTACTTTTTCAAAATGAAGAAAAAGAAAAGCGGGCGAATGAGTTAATTATAGCCAATAAGGAATTGGTTTTCCAAAATCAGGAAAAGGGTAAACGTGCAGCGGAACTCATCATTGCAAATATCGAACTTGATTTCCAGGACGAGGAAAAGGAAAAACGCGCAGCTGAACTCTTGATCGCGCTAAAAGAATTGGGCTATCAGGATGAAGAAAAAAGCAAACGTGCTGCTGAACTTATTATCGCCAACCGGGAACTGCTGGTTCAAAAACTCGAAAAAGACAGGAGAGCGGTCGCCGAAGCTAAGAAAGACGAATTTTTCAACATGGTAAGTCATGAATTTAAAACCCCATTGACGAATATTAAAGCCATTCATCAGTTACTGGAGAAAAAAACAGACAAAACGGATAAGATTTATCCTTTTCTTTCCAATGCGAGCAACAGCATCAAACGACTTGAAAAACTGATCGCGGACCTGTTGGATGTCACCAAGATCAATTCTGGACAAATTGATCTGAATATTGCCGCATTCTATTTTGCAGATGCTTTAACCAATAGTATTGCTAATGTTGAATTGGCTTCTATTCAGCATGAGATAATTCTTCAAAACTCCGTTGATCTTTTTTACGGCGGAGACCAATACCGGATCGAACAGGTATTGATCAACCTACTGACTAATGCCATTAAATACTCACCGGATGCTCACCAGGTAATAGTTCATGCATCGATGGATAATGGCCAGATATCGGTATGCGTAGAGGACTTTGGAATAGGAATCGACAAGAAAGATATGGTGCATTTATTCCAGCGCTTTTATCGGGTCAGTAAAACAGCCTTACAATATCAGGGTGTCGGACTCGGTTTGTATATCGCTTCGGAGATTATAAAAAAACATAAAGGGACTTTTTACATCAAAAGTGAACCTGGAAAAGGCAGCACTTTTTGTTTTAATTTGCCTTTAAGTCCATTAAAGTTAACGTGA
- a CDS encoding glycoside hydrolase family 130 protein, with translation MDELQMHRIGIIMRPEPGNEMEVEGVLNPAAIRGPDGDLYLFPRLVAKGNYSRIGIAKVIFDEKGEPVGIKRLGIVLEPEAEYEKRPEGGGCEDPRITYFEPIQQYIMTYTAFSSKGPRVALAISKDLLHWERLGLADFADYKLITFNDVYNKDACIFPRSMTSPHGDTSMVMLHRPLFPGTTPEDIMCDPQDRRIRDHHECIWISYSDLMLNGTKAEHLQEFESNSPLALPEAAWEKIKIGAGTPPVMSQHGWLMVYHGVHQTLPVNNEPHHLVYSAGLMILDKDHPDKIRYRSTSPVLKPELLEERVGIVQSVVFPTGIDRRDDLGTPNRFDIYYGMADNCIGVARLDIPDNITLF, from the coding sequence ATGGATGAACTTCAAATGCATCGTATCGGGATAATCATGAGGCCTGAACCAGGCAATGAGATGGAGGTCGAAGGTGTATTGAATCCTGCTGCAATTCGCGGACCTGACGGAGACCTCTATTTATTCCCACGGCTGGTGGCGAAAGGTAATTATTCGCGTATTGGCATAGCAAAAGTAATATTCGATGAAAAAGGCGAACCGGTTGGTATAAAGCGTCTTGGAATCGTATTGGAACCCGAGGCCGAATATGAAAAAAGGCCGGAAGGTGGCGGGTGTGAAGACCCGCGGATTACCTATTTTGAGCCGATACAGCAGTACATCATGACGTACACTGCCTTCTCGTCAAAGGGGCCGCGTGTTGCTTTAGCTATTTCAAAAGATCTACTTCACTGGGAACGTTTAGGGCTCGCGGATTTTGCGGATTATAAGCTGATCACCTTTAATGACGTATATAATAAAGATGCCTGTATTTTTCCCAGGTCGATGACGAGTCCGCATGGCGATACTTCCATGGTAATGCTGCATCGCCCGTTATTTCCCGGCACTACCCCTGAAGATATCATGTGTGACCCCCAAGATCGCAGGATCAGAGACCACCACGAATGTATCTGGATATCCTATAGTGATCTGATGTTAAATGGCACTAAGGCTGAACACTTACAGGAGTTTGAATCGAATAGTCCGCTGGCACTGCCGGAAGCGGCCTGGGAAAAGATCAAGATCGGTGCGGGAACACCGCCGGTGATGAGCCAGCACGGCTGGCTGATGGTTTATCATGGTGTCCATCAAACCTTGCCTGTTAACAATGAACCTCATCACCTGGTTTACTCAGCCGGGCTGATGATTTTAGATAAAGATCACCCTGACAAAATCCGCTACCGTTCAACAAGCCCCGTATTGAAGCCTGAGTTATTGGAAGAGCGCGTTGGGATTGTCCAAAGCGTCGTTTTTCCAACGGGAATTGACAGGCGGGACGATTTGGGAACGCCAAACAGGTTTGATATCTACTATGGCATGGCGGATAATTGTATTGGGGTGGCAAGACTTGATATCCCTGATAACATAACTCTATTTTAG
- a CDS encoding cupin domain-containing protein, with amino-acid sequence MKKLLFPIALLTATLVFANGLRAAGRPSGSMLVTDTILKAKQTQKTQMKGFKTDIQKDATENKNFRKVLYTAKHLQLVLMSLKPGEEIGSETHAKSDQFFRFEGGSGKCIINSTTYIVKDGDVIIVPAGSKHNVINTDAYKDLKLYTIYAIPQHKDGIIRATKKDAEQHEAKFDGKTTE; translated from the coding sequence ATGAAAAAATTATTGTTTCCAATTGCGCTCTTAACAGCAACATTAGTATTTGCCAATGGTTTAAGAGCCGCCGGCCGACCGTCAGGGTCAATGCTGGTTACAGACACTATCCTGAAGGCTAAACAAACCCAAAAAACGCAGATGAAAGGATTTAAAACAGACATCCAAAAGGATGCTACCGAAAACAAGAACTTCAGAAAGGTACTTTATACCGCCAAACACCTTCAGCTAGTGCTGATGAGCCTGAAGCCTGGCGAGGAAATCGGCTCGGAAACACACGCCAAAAGCGATCAGTTCTTTCGGTTTGAAGGAGGCAGTGGGAAATGCATCATTAATTCAACCACCTATATCGTAAAGGATGGCGACGTTATTATAGTACCTGCCGGATCTAAACACAATGTTATTAATACCGATGCGTACAAGGACCTGAAACTATATACAATTTATGCCATACCGCAGCACAAGGACGGCATCATACGTGCCACAAAAAAAGATGCGGAACAGCATGAAGCTAAATTTGATGGTAAAACAACGGAATAA
- the pstB gene encoding phosphate ABC transporter ATP-binding protein PstB has translation MSKEHIKLSATAAKLWFGNKQVLKNVTVAFPQNKITALIGPSGCGKSTLLRCFNRMHDLSADVRIEGDFLLEDQNLYKGKLSATEVRRRIGMVFQQANPFPKSIYENINYGLKINNIPKDQRLGIIENALKESYIWDEVKDDLQKPATRLSGGQQQRLCIARAVALRPEVILMDEPCSALDPISTAKIEELILKLKKDYTIVIVTHNMQQAQRIADQTVFMYLGEIIEAGDTKQIFDKPANELTKNYVKGHFG, from the coding sequence ATGAGTAAAGAGCATATCAAACTATCAGCAACAGCAGCTAAATTATGGTTTGGCAACAAGCAGGTATTAAAAAACGTAACTGTAGCTTTTCCTCAAAATAAGATCACGGCACTAATCGGCCCGTCTGGTTGCGGTAAAAGTACCCTGCTTAGATGCTTTAACAGGATGCATGATCTTTCGGCCGATGTGAGGATTGAAGGGGATTTTTTACTGGAAGACCAGAACCTGTACAAAGGGAAACTTTCGGCCACCGAAGTCAGGCGGCGTATCGGGATGGTTTTTCAGCAGGCCAATCCCTTCCCAAAAAGTATTTATGAAAACATCAACTACGGTTTAAAGATCAATAATATCCCTAAAGACCAGCGACTCGGTATTATTGAAAATGCATTGAAAGAAAGCTACATATGGGACGAGGTGAAAGATGACCTGCAGAAACCAGCTACCCGGCTCTCGGGCGGTCAGCAGCAGCGCTTGTGTATAGCCCGGGCCGTTGCCCTGCGCCCTGAGGTGATCTTGATGGATGAGCCCTGCTCGGCATTAGACCCGATAAGCACCGCCAAGATAGAAGAGCTTATACTGAAGCTGAAAAAAGATTATACCATCGTAATTGTGACGCACAATATGCAGCAGGCACAGCGGATAGCTGATCAAACTGTTTTTATGTACCTGGGCGAGATAATTGAGGCGGGCGATACGAAACAGATCTTTGATAAACCCGCTAATGAACTGACAAAGAATTATGTGAAGGGACATTTTGGATAG
- the pstA gene encoding phosphate ABC transporter permease PstA: MMKKLTPIIEWGTLLLTTGLVCFFLLAILWDLISKGSSSLSWAFISTSPTDGMTKGGILPAIIGTVLLTLITALIAAPFGICCAIYLNEYATDSWLTRIIRASIRNLAGVPSIIYGLFGLALFVQGLQMGTSLLAAGLTLGLLSLPYIIITTEEALRRVPNSMREAALAVGATQFESIRDVVLPSAVPGMLTGLVLTLSRAAGETAPILFTGVAFYINKPAGYLNQEFMALPYHLYMLSTQHQAIEQVRPLAYGTALVLIIVVFFLNLSAFYIRYQHSKHE, from the coding sequence ATGATGAAAAAGCTCACACCAATTATTGAATGGGGAACTTTGCTTTTAACCACAGGTTTGGTTTGTTTTTTCCTGTTAGCCATTTTGTGGGATCTGATCAGTAAAGGGTCTTCGTCCTTATCCTGGGCATTTATCAGCACTTCACCAACTGATGGGATGACCAAAGGTGGTATTTTACCTGCCATTATCGGCACGGTATTACTCACATTGATCACAGCCTTAATAGCGGCACCCTTTGGTATTTGCTGCGCAATCTACCTGAATGAATACGCTACGGATAGTTGGCTTACCAGGATCATCAGGGCCTCGATACGTAATTTAGCGGGTGTACCGTCTATTATTTATGGCTTGTTCGGGCTGGCGTTGTTTGTACAAGGCCTGCAAATGGGAACTTCGCTTTTAGCTGCGGGATTAACGCTGGGCCTTTTATCGCTGCCCTATATTATCATTACCACCGAAGAAGCGCTTAGGCGCGTTCCCAACAGTATGCGCGAGGCTGCTTTAGCAGTTGGAGCCACCCAATTTGAATCTATCCGCGATGTGGTATTGCCGTCTGCAGTACCAGGCATGTTAACCGGCCTGGTACTCACGCTATCCCGTGCAGCCGGGGAAACAGCGCCAATTTTATTTACCGGTGTAGCTTTTTACATCAATAAACCGGCAGGCTATTTAAACCAGGAATTTATGGCGCTGCCTTACCATTTGTATATGTTATCTACCCAACACCAGGCTATTGAACAAGTAAGGCCTTTAGCTTACGGTACGGCATTGGTATTAATCATTGTGGTGTTTTTTCTGAACCTTTCAGCTTTTTATATACGTTATCAGCACAGTAAACATGAGTAA
- the pstC gene encoding phosphate ABC transporter permease subunit PstC, giving the protein MKLAIREKTDQAAKLLFRMTGLMVIAILAGIFFMLLWNTIAFFLKVKPWDFITGTQWSPSGTPANYGMLPLLVSTSLVTLGAMCIAIPLGIGTASFLSDYAGRKLKSVLKPAIEMLASVPSVAIGFLGIVVLGPGIASITGQSNGLNALNGAVLLAIMSLPTIITVTQDALEGVPNAYKEASYSVGANRWQTLIQVTIPAAAPGILAAVMLGVGRAIGETMTVLMATGNASAFPKGFFHSVRTMTATIAIEMGEVPYQTTHYYALFAIAAVLFLMTLLVNIVGEYFVNKYRKYQAA; this is encoded by the coding sequence ATGAAATTAGCGATCAGAGAAAAAACAGATCAAGCTGCCAAATTATTGTTCCGGATGACCGGCCTGATGGTGATCGCGATACTGGCGGGTATATTCTTTATGCTGCTGTGGAATACAATTGCCTTTTTTTTGAAAGTAAAGCCCTGGGATTTTATTACCGGCACACAATGGAGTCCATCAGGAACCCCTGCTAATTATGGTATGCTGCCCTTGTTAGTGAGCACCAGCCTGGTTACGCTGGGAGCCATGTGTATCGCGATTCCTTTAGGTATAGGAACCGCCTCCTTCCTGTCGGACTACGCGGGCAGAAAGCTAAAAAGCGTATTGAAACCAGCCATAGAGATGTTGGCTTCCGTCCCATCAGTAGCTATCGGATTTTTAGGTATCGTCGTATTGGGCCCAGGCATTGCCAGTATCACAGGTCAATCAAATGGATTGAATGCGCTTAATGGTGCTGTATTATTAGCTATCATGTCATTACCTACCATTATCACCGTAACCCAGGACGCGCTGGAGGGTGTGCCGAACGCCTATAAAGAAGCAAGTTACAGCGTTGGCGCCAACCGGTGGCAAACCCTGATACAAGTAACCATACCAGCCGCGGCACCGGGTATTTTGGCAGCTGTTATGCTGGGTGTTGGCCGTGCCATTGGCGAAACGATGACGGTATTAATGGCCACCGGCAACGCATCCGCTTTTCCAAAAGGATTTTTTCATTCGGTACGAACCATGACGGCTACCATCGCTATTGAGATGGGGGAGGTGCCTTATCAAACTACGCATTATTACGCGTTGTTCGCCATTGCGGCAGTGCTGTTTTTAATGACGTTATTGGTGAATATTGTTGGTGAGTACTTTGTAAACAAATACCGAAAATACCAGGCAGCATGA
- a CDS encoding PstS family phosphate ABC transporter substrate-binding protein: MMRYLLCLLIILLVSCSDAGKFIKVKGSDTEVKLAVSLAENFYKVHADFSVAISGGGSGLGIASLLNGQTDIANSSRPLNAEEIVLLKAKGIPIRTVIFAEDATAFIVHKDFPLDSIDVMSLAKVLNGQYKTWKPLTGKDIQINIYGRQSNSGTHSFIRSKLKIEFSRDAKEMNGNAQIVEGIKHDRSGIGYVGAGYILNNGTEQPIKVLKIIAKPGSIAISPLDIKAIAAHQYYFQRPLYQFIPLTSWNKVSAFIDFEKSAAGQKIITTSGYYIIPK; encoded by the coding sequence ATGATGAGATACTTACTGTGCTTATTAATCATCCTGTTGGTTTCGTGTAGCGACGCAGGCAAATTTATCAAAGTAAAGGGCTCTGATACGGAGGTTAAATTGGCGGTTAGCCTGGCAGAAAACTTTTATAAGGTACACGCCGATTTCAGTGTGGCAATCTCGGGCGGCGGATCGGGTCTTGGTATTGCTTCATTGCTTAACGGGCAAACTGATATAGCCAATTCATCCAGGCCACTGAACGCAGAAGAAATTGTGCTGCTGAAGGCAAAAGGCATTCCTATACGGACAGTGATTTTTGCAGAGGACGCCACAGCTTTTATAGTTCACAAAGATTTTCCCCTGGATTCTATTGATGTGATGTCGTTAGCTAAGGTATTAAACGGGCAATATAAAACCTGGAAACCGCTTACAGGCAAGGATATACAGATTAATATTTATGGAAGGCAAAGTAATTCGGGAACACATTCCTTTATCAGGAGCAAATTAAAGATTGAATTTAGCCGGGATGCCAAGGAAATGAATGGCAATGCCCAGATTGTGGAGGGCATTAAGCACGACAGATCCGGAATTGGTTATGTTGGTGCCGGTTATATACTCAATAACGGAACCGAACAACCCATAAAAGTATTAAAGATAATTGCTAAACCTGGAAGCATTGCGATTTCGCCCTTAGATATCAAAGCAATTGCCGCGCACCAGTATTATTTTCAGCGACCGTTATATCAGTTTATACCCCTTACATCCTGGAATAAAGTGTCTGCATTTATTGATTTTGAAAAAAGCGCGGCAGGACAAAAGATCATCACTACATCCGGTTACTACATTATCCCAAAATAA
- a CDS encoding DUF6544 family protein, with amino-acid sequence MLITVIVITALLAAFIIGRVNLAVRFGKTVNRLFASAKPVSDKTFNYDQLTGLPKPVQRYFKHVLRNGQPYISYVSLLHDGQFKTGLDKDWTAIKGEQYFTVEKPGFIWKGTTSLFTARDMYIADKGRLIVSVLSLYNVVDAQGESFNQGELLRWLAEGVWFPTNLLPGDRLKWIAIDENTAKLTFSYNGMSLYYIVTFDGEGLITQMETKRYMEKGRLETWIGKMAGYKQINGVFVPTNIEAIWRLEKGDFCYAKFRVTKIVYDQPRMF; translated from the coding sequence ATGCTCATTACAGTAATAGTCATTACAGCGCTTTTAGCAGCATTTATCATTGGTAGGGTTAACCTTGCTGTCCGGTTCGGTAAAACCGTGAACCGGCTTTTTGCTTCAGCAAAACCAGTTTCAGATAAAACCTTTAATTACGACCAACTAACAGGTTTACCAAAGCCTGTGCAGCGGTATTTTAAACATGTTTTAAGAAACGGGCAACCTTACATCAGTTACGTCAGTCTTTTACACGACGGGCAATTTAAAACGGGCCTGGATAAGGACTGGACGGCTATTAAAGGCGAGCAATATTTCACCGTCGAAAAGCCAGGCTTCATCTGGAAAGGTACAACCTCCCTCTTCACTGCCCGTGATATGTATATTGCTGATAAGGGCAGGCTTATCGTTTCCGTTTTGTCCCTTTACAATGTGGTAGATGCACAGGGAGAGAGCTTTAACCAGGGCGAATTGTTGCGATGGCTGGCTGAAGGGGTTTGGTTTCCCACCAACCTGCTGCCAGGGGATCGACTGAAATGGATAGCCATTGATGAAAATACAGCAAAACTTACCTTTAGCTATAACGGAATGTCGCTATACTACATTGTAACATTTGACGGCGAAGGGTTGATTACCCAAATGGAAACCAAACGCTATATGGAAAAAGGCCGGCTGGAAACCTGGATAGGTAAAATGGCCGGTTATAAGCAGATCAACGGCGTATTCGTACCAACAAACATAGAAGCCATATGGAGGTTAGAAAAAGGCGACTTCTGTTATGCTAAATTTAGGGTAACCAAAATAGTTTACGACCAGCCCCGAATGTTTTAA